A window of Choloepus didactylus isolate mChoDid1 chromosome 23, mChoDid1.pri, whole genome shotgun sequence contains these coding sequences:
- the RHBDD3 gene encoding rhomboid domain-containing protein 3 isoform X1, whose translation MYDRGSSALPFPALPLASSALMLLLSGLWLVGAGPSLTLAPELLLEPWQAHRLLTHALGHTALPGLLLSLLLLPALGWQQECHLGTLRFLHASALLALVAGLLVVLLAALGVPHATGGCGYMPVHLAMLAGQSHCSRRPRGALPPWLLPWLLLTLTPLLSSEPPFLQLLCGLLAGLAYAAGAFRWLELSERRLQVLQEGGLCRVLAGCWPLRLLPAPGSPPELPLTHAPRARPAVPGPAHVASPGLRVHSDGAAPRPPGLGSMQLTRDGSSEVGLVWAAPGFPPEAPLWATLDEQMLQEGIQASLHEGPAQEPTSPLWLPKSSVSSLRLQQLERMGFPTEQAVVALAATGRVEGAVSLLVGGQVGAEALVTEGRGQPADPEGPGPP comes from the exons ATGTATGACAGGGGCTCCTCTGCCCTGCCGTTCCCGGCTCTGCCCCTCGCCTCCTCAGCTCTGATGCTGCTGCTGAGTGGCCTGTGGCTGGTGGGGGCTGGTCCCAGCCTCACCCTGGCTCCAGAGCTGCTGCTGGAACCCTGGCAGG CACACCGGCTGCTGACCCATGCCTTGGGCCACACGGCCCTGCCGGGCCTGCTCCTGAGCCTGCTGCTCCTGCCGGCGCTGGGCTGGCAGCAGGAGTGCCACCTGGGCACCCTGCGGTTCCTGCACGCCTCTGCCCTGCTTGCCCTGGTGGCTGGGCTGCTGGTTGTGTTGCTGGCGGCCCTTGGGGTGCCCCACGCGACCGGCGGCTGCGGCTATATGCCCGTCCACCTGGCCATGCTGGCTGGGCAGAGCCACTGCTCCAGACGGCCCCGCGGGGCGCTGCCGCCGTGGCTGCTGCCATGGCTGCTGCTGACCCTGACGCCGCTGCTCAGCTCCGAGCCGCCCTTCCTGCAGCTCCTCTGCGGCCTCCTCGCCGGCCTAGCCT ACGCGGCCGGGGCCTTCCGGTGGCTGGAGCTCTCGGAGCGGCGGCTGCAGGTGCTGCAGGAGGGCGGCCTGTGCAGGGTGCTGGCTGGGTGCTGGCCCCTGAGGCTCCTTCCTGCCCCAGGCAGCCCTCCTGAGCTACCTCTCACCCATGCCCCCAGAGCCAG GCCTGCGGTCCCTGGCCCTGCTCACGTGGCCTCCCCTGGCCTCCGGGTCCACAGCGATGGTGCAGCCCCTCGCCCGCCAGGCCTGGGGTCCATGCAGCTGACCCGGGATGGCTCCTCCGAGGTGGGCCTGGTGTGGGCCGCGCCTGGCTTCCCCCCAGAGGCCCCGCTGTGGGCAACCCTAGACGAGCAGATGCTGCAGGAAGGGATTCAGGCCTCGCTCCATGAGGGGCCAGCCCAGGAGCCCACAAGCCCACTGTGGCTGCCGAAGTCCTCCGTCTCCTCACTGCG GCTGCAGCAGCTTGAGCGCATGGGCTTCCCCACGGAGCAGGCGGTGGTGGCGCTGGCAGCCACCGGCCGCGTGGAGGGTGCCGTATCACTGCTGGTTGGGGGACAGGTGGGGGCCGAGGCCCTGGTGACGGAGGGGAGGGGACAGCCTGCCGACCCTGAGGGTCCCGGACCCCCTTAA
- the RHBDD3 gene encoding rhomboid domain-containing protein 3 isoform X2, with product MGSGRPGLGGGLESRLLAGGPARPPRGRGRAPHIQPQDHPRAPSAKPSHRLLTHALGHTALPGLLLSLLLLPALGWQQECHLGTLRFLHASALLALVAGLLVVLLAALGVPHATGGCGYMPVHLAMLAGQSHCSRRPRGALPPWLLPWLLLTLTPLLSSEPPFLQLLCGLLAGLAYAAGAFRWLELSERRLQVLQEGGLCRVLAGCWPLRLLPAPGSPPELPLTHAPRARPAVPGPAHVASPGLRVHSDGAAPRPPGLGSMQLTRDGSSEVGLVWAAPGFPPEAPLWATLDEQMLQEGIQASLHEGPAQEPTSPLWLPKSSVSSLRLQQLERMGFPTEQAVVALAATGRVEGAVSLLVGGQVGAEALVTEGRGQPADPEGPGPP from the exons ATGGGCTCGGGACGCCCGGGCCTCGGCGGGGGGTTAGAATCCCGACTCCTAGCCGGGGGCCCCGCCCGGCCTCCCCGGGGTCGGGGGCGCGCTCCGCA CATCCAGCCCCAGGACCACCCTCGAGCACCCTCAGCAAAGCCAT CACACCGGCTGCTGACCCATGCCTTGGGCCACACGGCCCTGCCGGGCCTGCTCCTGAGCCTGCTGCTCCTGCCGGCGCTGGGCTGGCAGCAGGAGTGCCACCTGGGCACCCTGCGGTTCCTGCACGCCTCTGCCCTGCTTGCCCTGGTGGCTGGGCTGCTGGTTGTGTTGCTGGCGGCCCTTGGGGTGCCCCACGCGACCGGCGGCTGCGGCTATATGCCCGTCCACCTGGCCATGCTGGCTGGGCAGAGCCACTGCTCCAGACGGCCCCGCGGGGCGCTGCCGCCGTGGCTGCTGCCATGGCTGCTGCTGACCCTGACGCCGCTGCTCAGCTCCGAGCCGCCCTTCCTGCAGCTCCTCTGCGGCCTCCTCGCCGGCCTAGCCT ACGCGGCCGGGGCCTTCCGGTGGCTGGAGCTCTCGGAGCGGCGGCTGCAGGTGCTGCAGGAGGGCGGCCTGTGCAGGGTGCTGGCTGGGTGCTGGCCCCTGAGGCTCCTTCCTGCCCCAGGCAGCCCTCCTGAGCTACCTCTCACCCATGCCCCCAGAGCCAG GCCTGCGGTCCCTGGCCCTGCTCACGTGGCCTCCCCTGGCCTCCGGGTCCACAGCGATGGTGCAGCCCCTCGCCCGCCAGGCCTGGGGTCCATGCAGCTGACCCGGGATGGCTCCTCCGAGGTGGGCCTGGTGTGGGCCGCGCCTGGCTTCCCCCCAGAGGCCCCGCTGTGGGCAACCCTAGACGAGCAGATGCTGCAGGAAGGGATTCAGGCCTCGCTCCATGAGGGGCCAGCCCAGGAGCCCACAAGCCCACTGTGGCTGCCGAAGTCCTCCGTCTCCTCACTGCG GCTGCAGCAGCTTGAGCGCATGGGCTTCCCCACGGAGCAGGCGGTGGTGGCGCTGGCAGCCACCGGCCGCGTGGAGGGTGCCGTATCACTGCTGGTTGGGGGACAGGTGGGGGCCGAGGCCCTGGTGACGGAGGGGAGGGGACAGCCTGCCGACCCTGAGGGTCCCGGACCCCCTTAA
- the RHBDD3 gene encoding rhomboid domain-containing protein 3 isoform X3 → MNRSLRVRETDRRTLQAEELSTFFLLEAGSIQPQDHPRAPSAKPSHRLLTHALGHTALPGLLLSLLLLPALGWQQECHLGTLRFLHASALLALVAGLLVVLLAALGVPHATGGCGYMPVHLAMLAGQSHCSRRPRGALPPWLLPWLLLTLTPLLSSEPPFLQLLCGLLAGLAYAAGAFRWLELSERRLQVLQEGGLCRVLAGCWPLRLLPAPGSPPELPLTHAPRARPAVPGPAHVASPGLRVHSDGAAPRPPGLGSMQLTRDGSSEVGLVWAAPGFPPEAPLWATLDEQMLQEGIQASLHEGPAQEPTSPLWLPKSSVSSLRLQQLERMGFPTEQAVVALAATGRVEGAVSLLVGGQVGAEALVTEGRGQPADPEGPGPP, encoded by the exons atgaataggagtttgcgTGTTAGAGAGACAGATAGAAGGACATTGCAGGCAGAGGAGCTTTCCACTTTTTTCCTGCTGGAAGCTGGCAG CATCCAGCCCCAGGACCACCCTCGAGCACCCTCAGCAAAGCCAT CACACCGGCTGCTGACCCATGCCTTGGGCCACACGGCCCTGCCGGGCCTGCTCCTGAGCCTGCTGCTCCTGCCGGCGCTGGGCTGGCAGCAGGAGTGCCACCTGGGCACCCTGCGGTTCCTGCACGCCTCTGCCCTGCTTGCCCTGGTGGCTGGGCTGCTGGTTGTGTTGCTGGCGGCCCTTGGGGTGCCCCACGCGACCGGCGGCTGCGGCTATATGCCCGTCCACCTGGCCATGCTGGCTGGGCAGAGCCACTGCTCCAGACGGCCCCGCGGGGCGCTGCCGCCGTGGCTGCTGCCATGGCTGCTGCTGACCCTGACGCCGCTGCTCAGCTCCGAGCCGCCCTTCCTGCAGCTCCTCTGCGGCCTCCTCGCCGGCCTAGCCT ACGCGGCCGGGGCCTTCCGGTGGCTGGAGCTCTCGGAGCGGCGGCTGCAGGTGCTGCAGGAGGGCGGCCTGTGCAGGGTGCTGGCTGGGTGCTGGCCCCTGAGGCTCCTTCCTGCCCCAGGCAGCCCTCCTGAGCTACCTCTCACCCATGCCCCCAGAGCCAG GCCTGCGGTCCCTGGCCCTGCTCACGTGGCCTCCCCTGGCCTCCGGGTCCACAGCGATGGTGCAGCCCCTCGCCCGCCAGGCCTGGGGTCCATGCAGCTGACCCGGGATGGCTCCTCCGAGGTGGGCCTGGTGTGGGCCGCGCCTGGCTTCCCCCCAGAGGCCCCGCTGTGGGCAACCCTAGACGAGCAGATGCTGCAGGAAGGGATTCAGGCCTCGCTCCATGAGGGGCCAGCCCAGGAGCCCACAAGCCCACTGTGGCTGCCGAAGTCCTCCGTCTCCTCACTGCG GCTGCAGCAGCTTGAGCGCATGGGCTTCCCCACGGAGCAGGCGGTGGTGGCGCTGGCAGCCACCGGCCGCGTGGAGGGTGCCGTATCACTGCTGGTTGGGGGACAGGTGGGGGCCGAGGCCCTGGTGACGGAGGGGAGGGGACAGCCTGCCGACCCTGAGGGTCCCGGACCCCCTTAA
- the EWSR1 gene encoding RNA-binding protein EWS isoform X5 codes for MASTDYSTYSQAAAQQGYSAYSAQPTQGYAQTTQAYGQQSYGTYGQPADVSYTQAQTTATYGQTAYASSYGQPPTGYSTPTAPQAYSQPVQGYGTGAYDTTTATVTTTQASYAAQSAYGTQPAYPTYGQQPAASAPARPQDGSKPAETSQPQSSTGGYNQPSLGYGQSNYSYPQVPGSYPMQPVTAPPSYPPTSYSSTQPTSYDQSSYSQQNTYGQPSSYGQQSSYGQQSSYGQQPPTSYPPQTGSYSQAPSQYSQQSSSYGQQSSFRQDHPSSMGVYGQESGGFSGPGENRSMSGPDNRGRGRGGFDRGGMSRGGRGGGRGGMGLQSESLVYTSILKKYPYSVLSRQHNEKWD; via the exons atggcGTCCACGG ATTACAGTACCTACAGCCAAGCTGCAGCCCAGCAGGG CTACAGTGCGTATTCCGCCCAGCCCACTCAAGGATATGCACAGACCACCCAG GCATATGGGCAACAAAGTTATGGAACCTATGGACAGCCCGCAGATGTCAGCTATACCCAAGCTCAGACCACTGCAACCTATGGGCAGACGGCCTATGCATCTTCTTATGGACAGCCTCCTACTG GTTATTCTACTCCGACTGCCCCCCAGGCTTACAGCCAGCCTGTCCAGGGGTACGGCACTGGTGCTTACGATACCACCACTGCTACGGTCACCACCACCCAGGCCTCCTACGCAGCTCAGTCCGCATATGGCACTCAGCCTGCTTACCCAACCTACGGGCAGCAGCCAGCAGCTTCTGCACCTGCAAG acCGCAGGATGGTAGCAAGCCTGCTGAGACTAGTCAACCTCAGTCTAGCACAGGGGGTTACAACCAGCCCAGCCTAGGATATGGACAGAGTAACTACAGTTATCCTCAGGTACCTGGGAGCTACCCCATGCAGCCAGTCACCGCACCTCCATCCTATCCTCCTACCAG ctatTCCTCTACACAGCCGACTAGTTATGATCAGAGCAGTTACTCTCAACAGAACACCTATGGGCAGCCAAGCAGCTATGGACAGCAGAGTAGCTATGGTCAACAGAGCAGCTATGGGCAGCAGCCTCCCACTAGTTATCCCCCCCAAACTGGATCCTACAGCCAGGCTCCAAGTCAATATAGCCAACAGAGCAGCAGCTACGGGCAGCAGA GTTCATTCCGACAGGACCACCCCAGTAGCATGGGTGTTTATGGGCAGGAGTCTGGAGGATTTTCCGGACCAGGAGAGAACCGGAGCATGAGTGGCCCTGATAACCGGGGCAGGGGAAGAGGGGGATTTGATCGTGGAGGCATGAGCAGAGGTGGGCGGGGAGGAGGACGCGGTGGAATGGG GTTACAAAGTGAGAGCCTTGTATACACTTCAATACTTAAAAAGTACCCGTACTCAGTACTCAGCCGGCAGCATAATGAAAAGTGGGACTAG